The genomic interval GTGTCTCCCGCGTTGACACAGCCTGAACCAGCGGAAGTTGCGGTCAAAACGGCACCCAAGGGGGGAGATGTGATGGCGGAAGCGATCGCCAAGCTTCAGCAATCCCAAAAGCGCTGGATTGAGGTTAATCTGGCAACGCAACGATTAATTGCCTGGGAAGGGAAGAAACCCGTTCGTGCGGTCATTGTCTCTACCGGAAAAGCCTCTACTCCGACCCGCACAGGAATCTTTGCCATTAATACTAAAATCCGCTCTGCCCGCATGCAGGGAGACGATTACGATGTGCCCGATGTACCCTTCACCATGTTTTACTCTGGCGGCTATGCAATTCATGGGGCTTACTGGCACAACCGCTTTGGCACACCCGTCAGCCACGGTTGCGTTAATGTTGCTGTCGATCATGCCGGATGGTTGTTTAAATGGGCATCCGTGGGTACACCTGTCGTTGTGCATCGGTAATACATAAGGAGGAATGTTTCTTGCAAGATCAGGAAGGACAAGATCAAGCGGAAAAAGAAGCGGAAAAGCTGAATTCTAGTAGTGAAATAATTTCAGAGCGGGAATTTGCTGCCAGCGCTCTACTTTTCTTCGTTCCTT from Kovacikia minuta CCNUW1 carries:
- a CDS encoding L,D-transpeptidase — its product is MKNTDFTWLQRTGVVLTGIALTCAGLGMGVSPALTQPEPAEVAVKTAPKGGDVMAEAIAKLQQSQKRWIEVNLATQRLIAWEGKKPVRAVIVSTGKASTPTRTGIFAINTKIRSARMQGDDYDVPDVPFTMFYSGGYAIHGAYWHNRFGTPVSHGCVNVAVDHAGWLFKWASVGTPVVVHR